The genomic window AGACGGTGCGCAAGGGGCAGGTCGGCGGCAAGACGTTGAAGGTCCGCATGACGCTAACGGCGGAAGGCACCGGCCTCAACCACGTGGTGGACGGCGAGATCGAACTTCCGTAGGCCGGGCGAAGCGAGCCCGGCAAGCAGCGCCTCGAACTGGGCAT from Rhizobium sp. Pop5 includes these protein-coding regions:
- a CDS encoding DUF6494 family protein, producing MSEDAFNMSIRKFLKEVGVTSQREIEETVRKGQVGGKTLKVRMTLTAEGTGLNHVVDGEIELP